One genomic segment of Aliarcobacter cibarius includes these proteins:
- the ppnP gene encoding pyrimidine/purine nucleoside phosphorylase, whose amino-acid sequence MQSFKNVELVKKANIYFDGNVTSRTFIDSDGSKKSLGIMMIGEYLFGTAEAEIMEIIAGAVEVRLKGEENWVAYNSGSSFSVPANSSFDIKVKAITDYCCSYVK is encoded by the coding sequence ATGCAAAGCTTTAAAAATGTAGAATTGGTAAAAAAAGCAAATATTTATTTTGATGGAAATGTTACTAGCAGAACATTTATTGATAGTGATGGAAGTAAAAAATCTCTAGGGATTATGATGATAGGAGAGTATCTTTTTGGTACAGCTGAAGCAGAAATTATGGAAATAATTGCTGGTGCAGTTGAAGTTAGATTAAAAGGAGAAGAAAACTGGGTTGCATATAATTCTGGTAGTAGTTTTTCTGTTCCTGCAAATTCTAGTTTTGACATAAAAGTAAAAGCAATAACTGATTATTGTTGTTCTTATGTAAAGTAG
- a CDS encoding AtpZ/AtpI family protein: MEEKIEETKPKHRDKIEALDSLSVGISMVAAIVIGVGIGLGLKHLTGYTWTLWLGIFWGVFAAGLNVYRAYKRAQKVYEGMEDDPRYSYRAKHGDKSFDDEDK; the protein is encoded by the coding sequence ATGGAAGAAAAAATAGAAGAAACAAAACCAAAACATAGAGATAAAATAGAAGCTTTAGATAGCTTATCTGTTGGAATATCTATGGTTGCTGCAATAGTAATAGGAGTTGGAATAGGGCTTGGACTTAAACATCTTACAGGTTATACTTGGACTTTGTGGCTAGGTATATTTTGGGGAGTCTTTGCTGCTGGATTAAATGTTTATAGAGCATATAAAAGAGCTCAAAAAGTATATGAGGGAATGGAAGATGACCCTAGATATTCATATAGGGCAAAACATGGTGATAAATCTTTCGATGATGAAGATAAATAG
- the rpoD gene encoding RNA polymerase sigma factor RpoD, producing the protein MSTKDINKVIEQLIKEYKDSVLTYEKIIKIFPKAPTGATIKKILALVQLYNVTVISSQEQAKLLNDEEAKKRREQREKLIESEDDEFDLLKNKELLEWSRSDSPVRMYLREMGQIPLLTKDEEIEISKRIETGEDIILDAICYVPYLIDFILEYREPLVNRERKVKELFKNFDDENEEEEEEDLDEFEDEEEYDAEDEEKKLSGAKQKKLDKRAQTIIEAFKNLEKAKKEWLKFQTKETAKSDDETDLMTFNLATAFKKKLLKEALLDLGPTSKLITEIVKAMETSLKSEDGFEDELKRLEYRLPLFNETLQKNHQKILDNIVNLSKAQITAMVPEATMVSTYMEIKKLFQTAEASKDGFDLTPEELKAVLEQIKRGKQITDTSKTRMAQSNLRLVVSIAKRYTNRGLPFLDLIQEGNIGLMKAVDKFEYKKGYKFSTYATWWIRQAISRAIADQARTIRIPIHMIETINRINKIIRKGVQENGKEPDVEEIAKEVGLPVDKVKQVIKITKEPVSLEAPIGSDDDGKFGDFVPDEKAPTPIDNIMKEDLQGQIDQILGQLNEREQAVIRMRFGLMDDASDRTLEEIGKELSVTRERVRQIESSAIKKLKHPKVGKNLKNYVES; encoded by the coding sequence ATGAGTACAAAAGATATAAATAAAGTAATTGAACAGCTTATAAAAGAGTATAAAGACTCAGTTCTAACATACGAAAAAATTATCAAGATTTTCCCAAAAGCACCAACAGGAGCTACTATTAAGAAAATTCTTGCGCTTGTTCAACTATATAATGTAACAGTTATTAGTTCTCAAGAACAAGCAAAGCTACTAAATGATGAAGAAGCTAAAAAAAGAAGAGAACAACGTGAAAAATTAATCGAAAGTGAAGACGATGAGTTTGACTTATTAAAAAATAAAGAACTTCTCGAGTGGTCAAGATCAGATTCACCTGTAAGAATGTATTTAAGAGAAATGGGACAAATTCCACTTTTAACAAAAGATGAAGAGATAGAGATATCAAAAAGAATTGAAACTGGTGAAGACATAATTCTTGATGCAATTTGTTATGTTCCTTATCTAATAGATTTCATTTTAGAGTATAGAGAACCCCTAGTTAATCGAGAGAGAAAAGTAAAAGAACTATTCAAGAACTTCGACGATGAAAATGAAGAAGAGGAAGAAGAAGATCTTGATGAATTTGAAGATGAAGAAGAATACGATGCAGAAGATGAAGAGAAAAAATTATCTGGTGCGAAACAAAAAAAACTAGATAAAAGAGCCCAAACTATTATTGAAGCATTTAAGAATTTAGAAAAAGCAAAAAAAGAGTGGTTAAAATTTCAAACAAAAGAGACAGCTAAATCTGATGATGAAACAGATTTAATGACTTTTAATCTTGCAACTGCATTTAAGAAAAAATTATTAAAAGAAGCTCTTTTAGATTTAGGACCAACTTCAAAACTTATTACAGAAATTGTAAAAGCTATGGAAACTTCATTAAAAAGTGAAGATGGATTTGAAGATGAATTAAAAAGATTAGAATATAGATTACCATTATTTAATGAAACTTTACAAAAAAATCATCAAAAGATTTTAGATAATATTGTAAATTTATCAAAAGCTCAAATAACTGCAATGGTTCCTGAGGCTACAATGGTTTCTACATATATGGAAATCAAAAAGCTTTTCCAAACAGCAGAAGCTTCAAAAGATGGATTTGACTTAACACCTGAAGAGTTAAAAGCCGTTTTAGAGCAAATAAAAAGAGGTAAACAAATAACTGATACTTCAAAAACTAGAATGGCTCAATCGAATTTAAGACTTGTTGTATCTATTGCAAAAAGATATACAAATAGAGGTCTTCCATTCCTTGATTTAATTCAAGAAGGAAATATTGGTCTTATGAAAGCTGTTGATAAATTTGAGTATAAAAAAGGTTACAAATTCTCAACTTATGCAACATGGTGGATTAGACAAGCGATAAGTAGAGCAATTGCTGACCAAGCTAGAACTATTAGAATACCAATTCATATGATTGAAACTATTAATAGAATTAATAAAATCATTAGAAAAGGTGTTCAAGAAAATGGTAAAGAGCCAGATGTAGAAGAAATTGCAAAAGAAGTTGGATTACCTGTTGATAAAGTAAAACAAGTTATCAAAATTACAAAAGAACCAGTTTCTCTTGAAGCTCCTATTGGAAGTGATGATGATGGTAAATTTGGAGATTTTGTACCAGATGAAAAAGCTCCAACACCAATTGATAACATCATGAAAGAAGATTTACAAGGTCAAATTGATCAAATTCTAGGTCAATTAAATGAAAGAGAACAAGCTGTTATTAGAATGAGATTTGGTCTAATGGATGATGCTAGTGATAGAACTCTTGAAGAAATTGGAAAAGAGCTTTCAGTTACAAGAGAAAGAGTTAGACAAATTGAATCAAGCGCTATTAAAAAATTAAAACACCCAAAAGTTGGGAAAAATCTTAAAAATTATGTAGAGAGTTAA